CCTCTCAGTTGAATGAAGAGCTATTGTGCTCGGTAGTTCTTTTATAAACTAAAGCAGTCGGCTGCGACTTCACGCTAGATGGTAAGCGAAAAAGTAAAAGCTATAACTTACAGCTCTGCTCCACGCTCCGAAATAAAAAATCCAAGTAGGCCCACTGCAGGTTTTTTTGGCAGTAGAAGCGAGATTCCCGTAATTAAGAATGCCTACTAATCTTTCCGTATCGACGGCGTTAGGTCCACTATTGGTCTTTATTGGTCTTTATTGGCGCTTATTGATAAGCAAGCGTTGTTTTAAACACGGTAAACAAAAACATCCCCAAGTGGGGATGTTTTTCAAATCGCTAGACTGTATATGCAAGCATTAGGTATCAAGTTGACGAACGTCGACACTTTTTACCGCATTATTGTCTTTAATAATTTCGACTACGCGGTAAATCATGCTTACTTCATCAACGCGGCCGGAGATCGAAATATTGCCGTCGCGGCTGTCAACTTCTAATACGCCCGCCAGCTTGCTGTCAGCCTGGAGCTTGCTGATGACTGCTTTTGCTAGCTCTTGGTCTGCGCTCGAATGAACCCCGATATGCCCCCCGGCCTGGACGTAGAGCGGATTTGAGCTTGATGTTGGGCTCGCGAAAGCGAGGTTGCATGCAAAGACACCTATTGCCGAAGCAGTAATGATTTGTTTGATTTTCATAATATGAACCCCTGTGTTCAATGGGTGATGGATTATTTCGCACAATCTAGTGTGCGTTAACAATGATTACGGGGTAAATCTTGTAACGGATCTCCTCGCTTATGCCCATCTATAAAAGGTAGTCTCTGATTCCCGAGTGTCAATGTTTCCAGCGCCGCCAATAATGCAAATATTCTGATATGATCCAGTCCATTCAAATTGCGATAGGCGCGCGGGTAGTGTGGAAATTTTAAGTATATTGGCGGATGGCGAGTACCACTCCGGAGAGGAGATAGGTGCTCTTCTGGGGGTAAGTCGGGCGGCGGTATGGAAGCAGCTGCAAAAGCTTGAGGGTTTTGAATTACAAATTGAGTCGGTAAAAGGCCGTGGATATCGCTTGGTGGGTGGTTTGGATCTTCTTGATGGCGACCGGATACGGGGCCTCTTATCAGTGGAGGCTGAGCTTGCTCTTGGGGAATTTACGATATTTCCGCAAATAGACTCAACTAATAACGCCGCTGCGACAGCTATACGTGAAGGGCGGGCTGCTGGTTATTGCTGCATCGCCGAGCAGCAGAGTGCCGGGCGAGGGCGCCGAGGCCGAGAGTGGCGAAGTCCTTTTGGTCGTAATATATACTTGTCGCAGGTTTGGGAATTTCAGGCAGGCGCTTCAGCACTTGAGGGGCTTAGTTTGTCTGTTGGCCTAGCGGTTGTGCGTGCTCTAACAAAATTTGGAGTGACTGGTCTCGGCCTAAAATGGCCGAATGATATCTTGTATCGAGATAAGAAGATGGCCGGTATTTTATTGGAAATGCAAGGTGATCCCTCGGGCGTCTGCCAAGTCATTGTAGGTGTGGGGCTAAACGTTGATATGACCGGCGCAAATACCGCTGGTATTTCGCAACCTTGGGCTGACTTGGCGGAAGTAGTGGGCGTCGTTGATCGAAACGCGCTAGTAGCGGAATTAATGTCAGCACTGTACTTGGTGTTTCAGGAGTTTTCGTTTGGAGGTTTCTCTGCTCATAAAGATGAATGGTCTCGCTATGACGTATTTGCCGGTCGACCCGTCAGAGTGCAGCTTGGTCAAACATATATTGAGGGCGTAGTTACTGGTGTAGATCGAAGTGGCGGTTTGATTTTAACAACCCCTGAGGGCGAGCGCGTCTTTAATGGTGGCGAAGTAAGTCTGCGAGGCGCTTAAATTGACTCTGATCTTAGAGCTGGACGTGGGTAACACTGCGATTAAATGGCGGCGATTAAAAGCAGCCGAAGTCGTTGAGTCGGGGCGCTTGATTGATGGCGTCGACGGTGTGTGCGATTTACTGCTTGGGGCGGTCGATATGATCCGTGTTGGCTCGGTCGCAAGTAGTGATCTAGAAGCTAGACTAAGAGCTATGCTTGCTCAGTCTGGACTGGAATATAAATTTGCTACATCGCAGCTAGAGTGTGCCGGCGTGGTCAACGGGTATCAAGATGTCCATAAAATGGGGGTGGATCGTTGGCTGGCAATGGTTGCGGCTTTTCAGGTGAAGCGTCAAGCTTGTGTGGTGATAGATGCAGGCACAGCACTAACAATAGACGTCTTAAATAATGATGGCTTGCATCAGGGGGGCTATATTTTGCCTGGTGTTAGTTTGGTGTTAAAGGTACTCGCGGGTGGAACGGGCCGAGTGCGCTTCGGTGCCGAGGATGCTAGGAGTATCGCGCCTGGCCTAAATACCGATAGCTGTGTCCATAATGGTAAATGGTTAGGTTTAGTTGGCGCGGTACGCGCGGCATTAAGTGAAGCGGAATTACTGATTGGTGATCAGTACGATGTTTTTATTACCGGGGGGGATGGCTTGACCCTAAGGCGCTTGGCAGGGGAGGTGGCGGCTTCGTGGTGCTACCACGAAGATCTGGTGCTAGATGGCTTGGCGCCGGTGCTGGCTAAAGGATAGGGGGGAGTCGGATGCGGTGGTTTTTTCTTCTATTGCTAGCTATCAATGTCGTTATCTACATCAGTTACCGGGACGTGGATCTTTCCTTAGATTCGGCAGTCTTGGCTGTTAGTGATGATCAAAATAGAATCTTGCTGCTGTCAGAAACGACTTCGGCTGAGGGCGAGTCTGTCCGGGATGCGGCTTCATTAAAAGAGGGCGCTTCCGAGGTCGCTGCAGCTGGAGTTGCTGAGGAGGTAAATGACTTGGGCTGTTTGCTGCTTGGCCCTTATAAGAGTCGTGATGAACTCCGCCGGGATGCGACATTGGTTGTTGGCGCCAAGATGTTGGCTGAACGCTATGAGCGAAGTGCTGATTTTTGGGTTTATCTTGGCCCCTATCCCTCTTTTGACTCCGCAGCAAATATCAGCGCAGAATTGCGAGCAAAGCGTATCGATAATTTTATTATTCGCGGCGGAGTCCTGCAAAATGCCATTTCCCTCGGAGTGTTTACCACTGACGAGAGGGCTGCGGTCCATGCTAAGCGGCTCCTAAAGAAGAATTATCAAGTAGCTGTTAAGCGGGTGCCGAAAGAAGGTGAGCGCTATTGGTTGAGTTATACGGGGCGAGCGGGGACTGAATTGTATACGGCAGCGGAGTTGGCAATGGAGAAAAAGACAGATAATAACAAAAGCCTAGGGAAAAAAAGCTGCAATCTGATTGCGTCTCACCGTGAGTTAGACTAGAATGCCGGCCTCGTTTGGAAGCGACGTGGTAGCTAAGCTGGCGTAGCTCAGTTGGTAGAGCAGCTGACTTGTAATCAGCCGGTCGGGGGTTCGACTCCTCTCGCCAGCTCCACACACTTTCCTTATAAGCGGTGCAGAAGTAATAAGTCAGCCAAGGTTGAGTTGTTAAATGTATGGCTTAAAAGGAATATTCCGTTTTCTTGGGGTGGGGTTCCCGAGTGGCTAAAGGGATCAGACTGTAAATCTGACGCGCAAGCTTCGGTGGTTCGAATCCACCCCCCACCACCATTAATTGTAAGACTTGCCAGCAGATAACAGTTTCAGCGGGTATGGTTCAATGGTAGAACCTCAGCCTTCCAAGCTGATGGTGCGGGTTC
This sequence is a window from Zhongshania sp. R06B22. Protein-coding genes within it:
- the birA gene encoding bifunctional biotin--[acetyl-CoA-carboxylase] ligase/biotin operon repressor BirA translates to MEILSILADGEYHSGEEIGALLGVSRAAVWKQLQKLEGFELQIESVKGRGYRLVGGLDLLDGDRIRGLLSVEAELALGEFTIFPQIDSTNNAAATAIREGRAAGYCCIAEQQSAGRGRRGREWRSPFGRNIYLSQVWEFQAGASALEGLSLSVGLAVVRALTKFGVTGLGLKWPNDILYRDKKMAGILLEMQGDPSGVCQVIVGVGLNVDMTGANTAGISQPWADLAEVVGVVDRNALVAELMSALYLVFQEFSFGGFSAHKDEWSRYDVFAGRPVRVQLGQTYIEGVVTGVDRSGGLILTTPEGERVFNGGEVSLRGA
- a CDS encoding type III pantothenate kinase, with protein sequence MTLILELDVGNTAIKWRRLKAAEVVESGRLIDGVDGVCDLLLGAVDMIRVGSVASSDLEARLRAMLAQSGLEYKFATSQLECAGVVNGYQDVHKMGVDRWLAMVAAFQVKRQACVVIDAGTALTIDVLNNDGLHQGGYILPGVSLVLKVLAGGTGRVRFGAEDARSIAPGLNTDSCVHNGKWLGLVGAVRAALSEAELLIGDQYDVFITGGDGLTLRRLAGEVAASWCYHEDLVLDGLAPVLAKG